DNA sequence from the Podospora pseudocomata strain CBS 415.72m chromosome 2 map unlocalized CBS415.72m_2.2, whole genome shotgun sequence genome:
TTCTGGCGCGTGGCCGGAGACGAGACCAGATTCATAGCAAAAGGGCAACATGCGGGCTTCGATACTAGATACGTCAGGGAATTCGCCAGACTCGACGGCAAGAGGTTGGGCAAAGCGTTTTCGGATCTCGAGGTCAAAGTCTACACGCTGTTAGTGAAGAGTCAAATAAGGGGTAAGGAAGGGATACATACTCATGCGACTGAGACCCCCTGCTGCGCTTGCTGGTACCTCGGTGGTCTTGGCAGGTTTGATGCGGCTCTGGTCTGTAAATACATCTGCCAAGGAGTTGAATGGGTCGAACTAGATAAAGGATCAGTATCTCCAGCGTGGATAGCCGTGGTCGTAAGAAGGCTTACATCGTTTTGTACAATGTCCTTGATCCTCCGCCTGTCTCGTGCCGGCAACTGCATGACCTCTCCCTTTAACCTCCTTTCGGCAGCATCACCAGACACGGGCTTGTTGCCTGCCGTGGTGGACGGCTTGTCATTGGCACTGACCCAGGGCGCAAGGCCCTGGTCGGGCATCTCCCTCGTGACATTTCCATAGATGGCAGCAATGAGCTGGTTATGTAGATGTTCTCTTTGTCCGTCAGGGGAAGCTAATATTGGGTCTATGCGCTCGCTGAACTCGGCTTGATTGAGGCGGCCTGTATGTAAACATGGTCAGCAAGTTTGGCCCGGCATGTATGATGCAGAGCCGCTGGCGCATACCGATCACGAAGTTCGTGATTGTTTCTTTGTAAATAACCCATTGTTCGGGGCCAATGGTGGACTTTAACTGCGTGTATATCGGCTCGAGGTCTATGCGGGCGGGTATAAGCTGGCTCGTTTTGGGAGTCTTGTGCAGCGACGGGGCCGAGACATTGATGGATTTGTTCGCGAGAATGGGGGTAGAGACGCTGATGGAAGGCCGGCTCAGGGCGGCGGGGTCGATGTCGACCATGGTGGTGTGGCCAGCCTTGGAGTTGTAGATGTACAGATATGGTTGGAGCAATCCTGATCCGGAGGCgcgaaagagagaaaggagCAGGGTTCAGTTTCGTCGCGCGCGAAATGCACAGTGGTCGCGACGTGAAGCGGCAGTCATTTGCGCATCAAAATGAAGGCCAGACTCATGCGATCGCGGATCCGCAGTCAGAGTGATGGACTTGGCATGGTGTCGCCTTGGaatggatggtgttgtcgtcggtCAGCCAAACTTGATGGTGGTCAGGTCCTCGGTTGCTCAGTGTCTGTAGTTGAATTTTGCGGGGCCTCTCAGTAACAGAGTTGCGGCGGGTGTAGTTGTAGGCCCTTGTCCCAGTCCCAGGGCAGCTTTGTACCATTCTTGGCAGCCCTTTTACACTGGACGACGACCCCTCGTCACGTCCTGTCTTGTATCCTAGGTCGCGTCCAATCCACCAATATTCAAGTCAATAATGCAGCACtaaacatcaccaccgcctacAAAAGAGCTTGATTGCGAACGGCACTGGGTTGACATTGACACAATGCAACCATGTCTCACGCCCCGCGCAATCGAATCTCGAATGCAATCGACAGTCTGATCACCCACCTGGtgcccagcaacccccatgaTGACGAGCAGACAGCTCAAGAGAGGCATGATGCTTGCTTTGAGCTTGTCCGGGCCATTTTTGAGCGGTGAGCATTTTTCATCTGATACTCTTTTGGCCTAGACAAAGCTAATTAGAAAGCAACAGGCCCAATTCTCCCTCGATATCGGCCGACGTAAACCATGCTTCGGACCTCATCAAGCGGAAGCTCATACACAGCAACCCTAGCCAGGCCCTACGCTTCTCCAATCTCTATACCCGACTTTTGTCACTGCCAGTCCTGAACCAAAAATGGGCCATTTTATATCTCCTATATCAGCTCTCTGACTCGCCTGATCCCAATgagcctccaccaccaccaaggcagccagcagcaccacatGGGTTGACATCGCGGGAGCCAAGCTTCCGGGACCGAGAACTTCAAGCGCAGATCCTTCGGGAGCAGGAAGAGAACCAGGTAGAGGCAGAGAACTACCAAGGGCCAGTACCGGCAGAGCCAAGTTTCCGAGAGCCAGCTTCTCGCGAGCCAAACTTCCGTGAATCAGTAGCGCAGCGGGCGGCGGGACGAGCAACAGGCCGGTCGACGGCAACAGCAGAGTCAAAAACGTCGACACTCGCACCACCACTGGTatcagaagaagaagacgtaAACAATGTGTTTGCCCCAGGTGGTTTGAAGAAGCTCCCAACCGAAAGGCCACGGCGAAACACCAATGCCGAAGAAGCTCGCTCGCAGCCTGGTGCGGTAGACGGATCTACCAAGAAGAGCACAAGGGACGTTTCAATCAAGTCAAACTTGCTCGCAGACAACTCATTAGAGTTTGAGCCTTCTGAAATGGGTCTGTTGAGAGACCTTCCTTTCACTCTTCAGGGATTATCATCAACAACTCTTCCCTTCACCAGGGATACTGTTTTGAAACTGCCGCCAACTTTGCCGCTACCAATAGTGTCACTGTTGCACACTTTGGCCGAGCCTTCATTATTATATCGAGGGCTTGCAAATTTTGTCAAGTCACCAGCAAAGGGGTTACTCGGCCAGAGCTTGCGGGCAGCCATCAACAATGAGCTTCGGTCATATCTCACTCTTGTGGCAACGCTGGAGGCGCAGATTCGACGGGCATTGTCATCCCTTGATGAGGCAGCACCGCGAGGCGGCATCGGGAAAGCCGGTGTCACGTTGAAGAGATGCGTTGTTTGGACGAGAGAGGCGACCATGGGCTTGCGGCTGATGTCTTTGATATCAGAGGAGAGTTATAGTAAACAAGGCGGACAACTGATCAGTCTGATTCACGGCTTTTCTACCTCTCATGGTGACCCCGTGGTGGCTGCTTTTGCTGAACGCTTGCTGGCCGACGTCACCCGGCCGTTTTACGACATTCTTCGGCGTTGGATATACGACGGTGAGCTATCGGATCCCCATCTGGAGTTCTTCGTCCGCGAACAAAACCCCAACAATGAGAAACAAAACGAGTCTAAGGCCAAGGGCCAAGCTAGTGTGTGGAACTCCAAGTACGAAGTCGTCGACGCCATGGTACCCAGTAT
Encoded proteins:
- a CDS encoding uncharacterized protein (EggNog:ENOG503NXUI; COG:S), with translation MVDIDPAALSRPSISVSTPILANKSINVSAPSLHKTPKTSQLIPARIDLEPIYTQLKSTIGPEQWVIYKETITNFVIGRLNQAEFSERIDPILASPDGQREHLHNQLIAAIYGNVTREMPDQGLAPWVSANDKPSTTAGNKPVSGDAAERRLKGEVMQLPARDRRRIKDIVQNDFDPFNSLADVFTDQSRIKPAKTTEVPASAAGGLSRMNFDLEIRKRFAQPLAVESGEFPDVSSIEARMLPFCYESGLVSGHAPEAAQFMSIATDTFIKEVLTQVFSRTRSNGPGDSGNAGFGPGGAWVQTHKYKKQLAKEEEAFQRGELTRDKSGLLPIEAKAASERGPLGMTDLRLALDVGDCGMANFPTIVKTIVNDYREGELEDWESYTYIKKEGGRILGEIDDEDVEMSGTTTMVNGMPSLIPLPTAAGGSKALATATTDPPPLTNGIGGHSHGPDAMDIDNDLWWEGADPADGDFLNSVLDSTLAVG
- the SPC98 gene encoding Microtubule-nucleating Tub4p (gamma-tubulin) complex component (COG:Z; EggNog:ENOG503NWMG), which translates into the protein MSHAPRNRISNAIDSLITHLVPSNPHDDEQTAQERHDACFELVRAIFERPNSPSISADVNHASDLIKRKLIHSNPSQALRFSNLYTRLLSLPVLNQKWAILYLLYQLSDSPDPNEPPPPPRQPAAPHGLTSREPSFRDRELQAQILREQEENQVEAENYQGPVPAEPSFREPASREPNFRESVAQRAAGRATGRSTATAESKTSTLAPPLVSEEEDVNNVFAPGGLKKLPTERPRRNTNAEEARSQPGAVDGSTKKSTRDVSIKSNLLADNSLEFEPSEMGLLRDLPFTLQGLSSTTLPFTRDTVLKLPPTLPLPIVSLLHTLAEPSLLYRGLANFVKSPAKGLLGQSLRAAINNELRSYLTLVATLEAQIRRALSSLDEAAPRGGIGKAGVTLKRCVVWTREATMGLRLMSLISEESYSKQGGQLISLIHGFSTSHGDPVVAAFAERLLADVTRPFYDILRRWIYDGELSDPHLEFFVREQNPNNEKQNESKAKGQASVWNSKYEVVDAMVPSIMTPDFAQKVFLIGKSLNFIRHSCGDSQWVDAYSKTSSKELKYGDTATLEKWIDDAYKTTMQRLMTLMNTRFRLFDHLQALKNYILLGQGDFIALLMESLAANLDRPAGAQYRHTLTAQLEHAIRGSNAQYDSDEVLRRLDARMLQLSHGDIGWDCFTLEYKIDAPVDVVVTEWGNRQYLKVFNFLWRIKRVEFALASTWRKCMTGARGVLQSNDETVLQTWKSTRGTLAEMIHFVGQLQYYILFEVIESSWGELQKNIRKEDCTLDDLITAHTKYLTSITHKGLLGARRRQHHDAQKEAASLGRDASEVEDRNSYMVQLSLLLRNMLDYRDSVDGLYSWSVSDFTRRQEVDTVSLLRKHRPNSGDMESSVGPDDPFFGSAGGVGGNNNIKSEFPALQERLKQLGVSFRQRLQILLGDLAYQPDVDMRFLGVSMNFNDVYQPVRRKSGKAGAGGSGVSAGGGEKQQQQQQGGNVGSVNVSFSASRA